In Rhodamnia argentea isolate NSW1041297 chromosome 4, ASM2092103v1, whole genome shotgun sequence, the following proteins share a genomic window:
- the LOC115740667 gene encoding nuclear transcription factor Y subunit A-3-like isoform X1, which translates to MPIRIQNLPKKSFGQGSILSMPRAGVTYPSWWNPNEQQLPPSLPTNSGLKVESPHMLHHQAKPLCLQIQEQESSSTQSAGNSCHEVSIVGGANSQDQSISSESGQDESCGRSFEGQTKPIFLFNNPEIVFNTSLPDQSQPLIRVPYPPVDPYFSGLLAAYRPQAIIQSQAGSQMLGMAPGRVPLPLNLADDGPIYVNAKQYHGILRRRQSRAKLEAQNKLVKARKPYLHESRHLHALNRVRGSGGRFLSMKKRRQLSPGSSNHSPCATGPRDRNEDGCGPETHLVGASERQFTSTMTSSSVLSMSNSNADFYPDSRFSGISAHMRGAMQCNEGLMRRGAAQHCSSSVR; encoded by the exons ATGCCTATAAGAATCCAGAACTTGCCAAAGAAAAGTTTCGGTCAAGGTTCAATCCTTTCAATGCCTCGTGCCGGGGTAACTTACCCATCATGGTGGAACCCAAATGAACAGCAACTTCCGCCATCTTTGCCCACAAATAGTGGCTTGAAAGTGGAATCTCCACACATGCTCCATCATCAAGCGAAGCCTTTATGTCTTCAAATACAAGAACAGGAATCATCTTCAACTCAATCAGCTGGCAATTCTTGCCATGAAGTGAGCATCGTGGGTGGGGCCAACTCTCAagatcaaagcatttcatctgAATCTG GTCAAGATGAAAGTTGTGGCAGGAGCTTTGAAGGTCAGACAAAGCCAATTTTCTTGTTCAACAATCCAGAGATTGTCTTTAATACGTCACTACCTGATCAAAGCCAACCTCTG ATTCGTGTTCCATATCCCCCAGTTGATCCTTATTTCAGTGGGTTGCTGGCTGCATACAGACCGCAGGCTATT ATTCAATCGCAGGCTGGATCCCAAATGTTGGGGATGGCACCTGGACGTGTTCCATTGCCACTTAACCTTGCAGACGACGGACCAATCTACGTCAATGCAAAACAATATCACGGAATTCTTCGGAGGAGGCAGTCACGTGCAAAGCTGGAGGCTCAAAACAAACTAGTCAAAGCTCGAAAG CCTTATCTTCATGAGTCGAGGCATCTTCATGCCCTGAATAGGGTCAGAGGATCAGGCGGCCGCTTCCTCAGCATGAAAAAGCGTCGGCAGCTCAGCCCAGGTTCAAGCAATCACAGCCCATGTGCCACTGGACCTAGAGATCGAAATGAAGACGGTTGCGGACCCGAAACTCACCTAGTGGGGGCCAGTGAGCGGCAGTTCACTTCAACCATGACCAGTTCCAGTGTCTTGAGCATGTCAAACAGCAATGCGGACTTCTATCCGGATAGCAGGTTCTCCGGAATCTCCGCCCACATGAGAGGAGCGATGCAGTGCAACGAGGGGCTCATGCGCCGCGGCGCAGCCCAGCACTGCTCTTCATCCGTCCGGTGA
- the LOC115740667 gene encoding nuclear transcription factor Y subunit A-3-like isoform X2 — translation MPIRIQNLPKKSFGQGSILSMPRAGVTYPSWWNPNEQQLPPSLPTNSGLKVESPHMLHHQAKPLCLQIQEQESSSTQSAGNSCHEVSIVGGANSQDQSISSESGQDESCGRSFEGQTKPIFLFNNPEIVFNTSLPDQSQPLIRVPYPPVDPYFSGLLAAYRPQAIAGSQMLGMAPGRVPLPLNLADDGPIYVNAKQYHGILRRRQSRAKLEAQNKLVKARKPYLHESRHLHALNRVRGSGGRFLSMKKRRQLSPGSSNHSPCATGPRDRNEDGCGPETHLVGASERQFTSTMTSSSVLSMSNSNADFYPDSRFSGISAHMRGAMQCNEGLMRRGAAQHCSSSVR, via the exons ATGCCTATAAGAATCCAGAACTTGCCAAAGAAAAGTTTCGGTCAAGGTTCAATCCTTTCAATGCCTCGTGCCGGGGTAACTTACCCATCATGGTGGAACCCAAATGAACAGCAACTTCCGCCATCTTTGCCCACAAATAGTGGCTTGAAAGTGGAATCTCCACACATGCTCCATCATCAAGCGAAGCCTTTATGTCTTCAAATACAAGAACAGGAATCATCTTCAACTCAATCAGCTGGCAATTCTTGCCATGAAGTGAGCATCGTGGGTGGGGCCAACTCTCAagatcaaagcatttcatctgAATCTG GTCAAGATGAAAGTTGTGGCAGGAGCTTTGAAGGTCAGACAAAGCCAATTTTCTTGTTCAACAATCCAGAGATTGTCTTTAATACGTCACTACCTGATCAAAGCCAACCTCTG ATTCGTGTTCCATATCCCCCAGTTGATCCTTATTTCAGTGGGTTGCTGGCTGCATACAGACCGCAGGCTATT GCTGGATCCCAAATGTTGGGGATGGCACCTGGACGTGTTCCATTGCCACTTAACCTTGCAGACGACGGACCAATCTACGTCAATGCAAAACAATATCACGGAATTCTTCGGAGGAGGCAGTCACGTGCAAAGCTGGAGGCTCAAAACAAACTAGTCAAAGCTCGAAAG CCTTATCTTCATGAGTCGAGGCATCTTCATGCCCTGAATAGGGTCAGAGGATCAGGCGGCCGCTTCCTCAGCATGAAAAAGCGTCGGCAGCTCAGCCCAGGTTCAAGCAATCACAGCCCATGTGCCACTGGACCTAGAGATCGAAATGAAGACGGTTGCGGACCCGAAACTCACCTAGTGGGGGCCAGTGAGCGGCAGTTCACTTCAACCATGACCAGTTCCAGTGTCTTGAGCATGTCAAACAGCAATGCGGACTTCTATCCGGATAGCAGGTTCTCCGGAATCTCCGCCCACATGAGAGGAGCGATGCAGTGCAACGAGGGGCTCATGCGCCGCGGCGCAGCCCAGCACTGCTCTTCATCCGTCCGGTGA
- the LOC115740667 gene encoding nuclear transcription factor Y subunit A-3-like isoform X3: MPIRIQNLPKKSFGQGSILSMPRAGVTYPSWWNPNEQQLPPSLPTNSGLKVESPHMLHHQAKPLCLQIQEQESSSTQSAGNSCHEVSIVGGANSQDQSISSESGQDESCGRSFEGQTKPIFLFNNPEIVFNTSLPDQSQPLAGSQMLGMAPGRVPLPLNLADDGPIYVNAKQYHGILRRRQSRAKLEAQNKLVKARKPYLHESRHLHALNRVRGSGGRFLSMKKRRQLSPGSSNHSPCATGPRDRNEDGCGPETHLVGASERQFTSTMTSSSVLSMSNSNADFYPDSRFSGISAHMRGAMQCNEGLMRRGAAQHCSSSVR, from the exons ATGCCTATAAGAATCCAGAACTTGCCAAAGAAAAGTTTCGGTCAAGGTTCAATCCTTTCAATGCCTCGTGCCGGGGTAACTTACCCATCATGGTGGAACCCAAATGAACAGCAACTTCCGCCATCTTTGCCCACAAATAGTGGCTTGAAAGTGGAATCTCCACACATGCTCCATCATCAAGCGAAGCCTTTATGTCTTCAAATACAAGAACAGGAATCATCTTCAACTCAATCAGCTGGCAATTCTTGCCATGAAGTGAGCATCGTGGGTGGGGCCAACTCTCAagatcaaagcatttcatctgAATCTG GTCAAGATGAAAGTTGTGGCAGGAGCTTTGAAGGTCAGACAAAGCCAATTTTCTTGTTCAACAATCCAGAGATTGTCTTTAATACGTCACTACCTGATCAAAGCCAACCTCTG GCTGGATCCCAAATGTTGGGGATGGCACCTGGACGTGTTCCATTGCCACTTAACCTTGCAGACGACGGACCAATCTACGTCAATGCAAAACAATATCACGGAATTCTTCGGAGGAGGCAGTCACGTGCAAAGCTGGAGGCTCAAAACAAACTAGTCAAAGCTCGAAAG CCTTATCTTCATGAGTCGAGGCATCTTCATGCCCTGAATAGGGTCAGAGGATCAGGCGGCCGCTTCCTCAGCATGAAAAAGCGTCGGCAGCTCAGCCCAGGTTCAAGCAATCACAGCCCATGTGCCACTGGACCTAGAGATCGAAATGAAGACGGTTGCGGACCCGAAACTCACCTAGTGGGGGCCAGTGAGCGGCAGTTCACTTCAACCATGACCAGTTCCAGTGTCTTGAGCATGTCAAACAGCAATGCGGACTTCTATCCGGATAGCAGGTTCTCCGGAATCTCCGCCCACATGAGAGGAGCGATGCAGTGCAACGAGGGGCTCATGCGCCGCGGCGCAGCCCAGCACTGCTCTTCATCCGTCCGGTGA
- the LOC115740669 gene encoding alpha/beta hydrolase domain-containing protein WAV2 isoform X1 — MVSYVNALLYGVGGIVVAGMALLVAFQERLVYVPVVPGLTKSYPFTPSRLRLPYEDVWLRSSDGVRLHAWFIKLFPECRGPTILFFQENAGNIAHRLEMVRIMLQKLHCNVFMLSYRGYGASDGYPSQHGITLDAQAALDHLHARTDIDTSRIVVFGRSLGGAVGAVLTKKNPNKVAALILENTFTSILDMAGVLLPFLKWFIGKSTSKGLKILNIVVRSPWNTIDVIGQVEQPILFLSGLQDEMVPPLHMQLLYAKAATHNRQCVFVEFPTGMHMDTWLSGGDRYWRTVQLFLEQHVPEKKEENQSSQNENFSGKGSLKSPM; from the exons ATGGTGTCCTACGTGAACGCGTTGTTGTACGGGGTGGGAGGCATAGTGGTCGCGGGCATGGCGTTGCTGGTGGCCTTCCAGGAGCGGCTGGTGTACGTGCCGGTGGTGCCCGGCCTCACCAAGTCCTACCCCTTCACTCCCTCCCGTCTCCGCCTCCCCTATGAGGACGTCTGGCTCAGATCCTCCGACGGCGTCCGCCTCCACGCTTGGTTCATCAAGCTCTTCCCCGAGTGCCGCG GTCCAACTATTCTGTTTTTCCAAGAGAATGCTGGAA ATATTGCTCATCGTCTCGAAATGGTTCGCATTATGTTGCAGAAGTTGCATTGCAATGTGTTTATGCTTTCGTATCGAGG ATATGGGGCGAGTGATGGCTATCCTTCTCAGCATGGCATCACACTAGATGCTCAG GCTGCATTGGATCATCTTCATGCAAGGACTGACATTGATACCTCCAGGATAGTTGTATTTGGAAGGTCACTCGGAGGAGCAGTTGGAGCAGTGCTTACTAAAAAAAACCCCAATAAG GTTGCTGCTTTGATATTGGAGAACACTTTCACATCCATTCTAGACATGGCTGGAGTTCTACTGCCCTTTTTAAAGTGGTTCATTGGAAAAAGTACTTCTAAAGGCCTAAAAATTCTTAACATCGTTGTGCGATCTCCATGGAATACCATTGATGTCATTGGTCAG GTTGAACAGCCAATCCTTTTCCTCTCTGGATTGCAAGATGAGATGGTCCCCCCATTACATATGCAATTGTTGTATGCCAAGGCAGCCACTCATAACAGGCAATGCGTTTTCGTGGAATTTCCAACTGGAATGCATATGGATACTTGGTTGTCAGGTGGAGATCGCTACTGGAGAACTGTACAACTGTTCCTTGAACAGCATGTtccggagaagaaagaagaaaatcaatcatctcaaaatgaaaatttttcagGTAAGGGAAGCCTGAAGTCACCAATGTGA
- the LOC115740669 gene encoding alpha/beta hydrolase domain-containing protein WAV2 isoform X3: MVSYVNALLYGVGGIVVAGMALLVAFQERLVYVPVVPGLTKSYPFTPSRLRLPYEDVWLRSSDGVRLHAWFIKLFPECRGPTILFFQENAGNIAHRLEMVRIMLQKLHCNVFMLSYRGYGASDGYPSQHGITLDAQAALDHLHARTDIDTSRIVVFGRSLGGAVGAVLTKKNPNKVAALILENTFTSILDMAGVLLPFLKWFIGKSTSKGLKILNIVVRSPWNTIDVIGQVEQPILFLSGLQDEMVPPLHMQLLYAKAATHNRQCVFVEFPTGMHMDTWLSGGDRYWRTVQLFLEQHVPEKKEENQSSQNENFSVDRF, encoded by the exons ATGGTGTCCTACGTGAACGCGTTGTTGTACGGGGTGGGAGGCATAGTGGTCGCGGGCATGGCGTTGCTGGTGGCCTTCCAGGAGCGGCTGGTGTACGTGCCGGTGGTGCCCGGCCTCACCAAGTCCTACCCCTTCACTCCCTCCCGTCTCCGCCTCCCCTATGAGGACGTCTGGCTCAGATCCTCCGACGGCGTCCGCCTCCACGCTTGGTTCATCAAGCTCTTCCCCGAGTGCCGCG GTCCAACTATTCTGTTTTTCCAAGAGAATGCTGGAA ATATTGCTCATCGTCTCGAAATGGTTCGCATTATGTTGCAGAAGTTGCATTGCAATGTGTTTATGCTTTCGTATCGAGG ATATGGGGCGAGTGATGGCTATCCTTCTCAGCATGGCATCACACTAGATGCTCAG GCTGCATTGGATCATCTTCATGCAAGGACTGACATTGATACCTCCAGGATAGTTGTATTTGGAAGGTCACTCGGAGGAGCAGTTGGAGCAGTGCTTACTAAAAAAAACCCCAATAAG GTTGCTGCTTTGATATTGGAGAACACTTTCACATCCATTCTAGACATGGCTGGAGTTCTACTGCCCTTTTTAAAGTGGTTCATTGGAAAAAGTACTTCTAAAGGCCTAAAAATTCTTAACATCGTTGTGCGATCTCCATGGAATACCATTGATGTCATTGGTCAG GTTGAACAGCCAATCCTTTTCCTCTCTGGATTGCAAGATGAGATGGTCCCCCCATTACATATGCAATTGTTGTATGCCAAGGCAGCCACTCATAACAGGCAATGCGTTTTCGTGGAATTTCCAACTGGAATGCATATGGATACTTGGTTGTCAGGTGGAGATCGCTACTGGAGAACTGTACAACTGTTCCTTGAACAGCATGTtccggagaagaaagaagaaaatcaatcatctcaaaatgaaaatttttcag TTGACAGATTTTGA
- the LOC115740669 gene encoding alpha/beta hydrolase domain-containing protein WAV2 isoform X2: MVSYVNALLYGVGGIVVAGMALLVAFQERLVYVPVVPGLTKSYPFTPSRLRLPYEDVWLRSSDGVRLHAWFIKLFPECRGPTILFFQENAGNIAHRLEMVRIMLQKLHCNVFMLSYRGYGASDGYPSQHGITLDAQAALDHLHARTDIDTSRIVVFGRSLGGAVGAVLTKKNPNKVAALILENTFTSILDMAGVLLPFLKWFIGKSTSKGLKILNIVVRSPWNTIDVIGQVEQPILFLSGLQDEMVPPLHMQLLYAKAATHNRQCVFVEFPTGMHMDTWLSGGDRYWRTVQLFLEQHVPEKKEENQSSQNENFSDFDAS; this comes from the exons ATGGTGTCCTACGTGAACGCGTTGTTGTACGGGGTGGGAGGCATAGTGGTCGCGGGCATGGCGTTGCTGGTGGCCTTCCAGGAGCGGCTGGTGTACGTGCCGGTGGTGCCCGGCCTCACCAAGTCCTACCCCTTCACTCCCTCCCGTCTCCGCCTCCCCTATGAGGACGTCTGGCTCAGATCCTCCGACGGCGTCCGCCTCCACGCTTGGTTCATCAAGCTCTTCCCCGAGTGCCGCG GTCCAACTATTCTGTTTTTCCAAGAGAATGCTGGAA ATATTGCTCATCGTCTCGAAATGGTTCGCATTATGTTGCAGAAGTTGCATTGCAATGTGTTTATGCTTTCGTATCGAGG ATATGGGGCGAGTGATGGCTATCCTTCTCAGCATGGCATCACACTAGATGCTCAG GCTGCATTGGATCATCTTCATGCAAGGACTGACATTGATACCTCCAGGATAGTTGTATTTGGAAGGTCACTCGGAGGAGCAGTTGGAGCAGTGCTTACTAAAAAAAACCCCAATAAG GTTGCTGCTTTGATATTGGAGAACACTTTCACATCCATTCTAGACATGGCTGGAGTTCTACTGCCCTTTTTAAAGTGGTTCATTGGAAAAAGTACTTCTAAAGGCCTAAAAATTCTTAACATCGTTGTGCGATCTCCATGGAATACCATTGATGTCATTGGTCAG GTTGAACAGCCAATCCTTTTCCTCTCTGGATTGCAAGATGAGATGGTCCCCCCATTACATATGCAATTGTTGTATGCCAAGGCAGCCACTCATAACAGGCAATGCGTTTTCGTGGAATTTCCAACTGGAATGCATATGGATACTTGGTTGTCAGGTGGAGATCGCTACTGGAGAACTGTACAACTGTTCCTTGAACAGCATGTtccggagaagaaagaagaaaatcaatcatctcaaaatgaaaatttttcag ATTTTGATGCCAGTTAA
- the LOC115740671 gene encoding PHD finger protein ALFIN-LIKE 4-like isoform X2 — MDGGQYNPRTVEEVFRDFKGRRAGMIKALTTDVEEFYQQCDPEKENLCLYGFPNELWEVNLPAEEVPPELPEPALGINFARDGMQEKDWLSLVAVHSDAWLLAVAFYFGARFGFDKTDRKRLFNMINELPTIFEVVTGTAKKQSKEKSSVSNSSTKSKSSSKGRAPESAKYSKPVQAKDEEEVVDEEDEEEHGDTLCGACGENYAADEFWICCDVCEKWFHGKCVKITPARAEHIKQYKCPSCSNKRARP, encoded by the exons ATGGACGGAGGACAGTACAACCCTAGGACTGTGGAGGAGGTTTTCAGGGACTTCAAGGGTCGCAGAGCCGGCATGATCAAAGCATTGACCACTG ATGTTGAAGAATTCTACCAGCAGTGCGATCCCG AGAAGGAAAACCTTTGTCTCTATGGGTTCCCCAATGAGCTGTGGGAAGTTAATTTGCCAGCGGAAGAAGTGCCGCCGGAGCTCCCTGAGCCTGCTCTGGGTATTAATTTTGCTAGGGATGGCATGCAGGAAAAGGACTGGTTATCTTTGGTTGCTGTGCACAGCGATGCTTGGTTACTTGCTGTGGCTTTCTATTTTGGTGCCAGATTTGGCTTTGACAAAACTGACAG AAAACGTCTGTTTAATATGATTAACGAACTTCCAACCATATTTGAAGTCGTGACTGGAACTGCAAAGAAACAGTCAAAGGAGAAGTCATCTGTTTCAAATAGCAGCACAAAATCCAAATCAAGCTCAAAAGGG AGAGCGCCAGAATCCGCAAAGTATTCAAAGCCGGTGCAGGcaaaggatgaggaggaggTTGTGGACGAGGAAGATGAGGAGGAGCATGGGGATACCTTGTGTGGGGCATGCGGAGAGAATTATGCCGCAGACGAGTTTTGGATATGTTGCGACGTGTGTGAGAAGTGGTTCCATGGGAAGTGCGTGAAAATTACTCCCGCCAGGGCTGAGCACATCAAGCAATACAAGTGCCCTTCGTGCAGCAACAAGAGAGCACGGCCTTGA
- the LOC115740671 gene encoding PHD finger protein ALFIN-LIKE 4-like isoform X1, translating to MDGGQYNPRTVEEVFRDFKGRRAGMIKALTTDVEEFYQQCDPEKENLCLYGFPNELWEVNLPAEEVPPELPEPALGINFARDGMQEKDWLSLVAVHSDAWLLAVAFYFGARFGFDKTDRKRLFNMINELPTIFEVVTGTAKKQSKEKSSVSNSSTKSKSSSKGQRAPESAKYSKPVQAKDEEEVVDEEDEEEHGDTLCGACGENYAADEFWICCDVCEKWFHGKCVKITPARAEHIKQYKCPSCSNKRARP from the exons ATGGACGGAGGACAGTACAACCCTAGGACTGTGGAGGAGGTTTTCAGGGACTTCAAGGGTCGCAGAGCCGGCATGATCAAAGCATTGACCACTG ATGTTGAAGAATTCTACCAGCAGTGCGATCCCG AGAAGGAAAACCTTTGTCTCTATGGGTTCCCCAATGAGCTGTGGGAAGTTAATTTGCCAGCGGAAGAAGTGCCGCCGGAGCTCCCTGAGCCTGCTCTGGGTATTAATTTTGCTAGGGATGGCATGCAGGAAAAGGACTGGTTATCTTTGGTTGCTGTGCACAGCGATGCTTGGTTACTTGCTGTGGCTTTCTATTTTGGTGCCAGATTTGGCTTTGACAAAACTGACAG AAAACGTCTGTTTAATATGATTAACGAACTTCCAACCATATTTGAAGTCGTGACTGGAACTGCAAAGAAACAGTCAAAGGAGAAGTCATCTGTTTCAAATAGCAGCACAAAATCCAAATCAAGCTCAAAAGGG CAGAGAGCGCCAGAATCCGCAAAGTATTCAAAGCCGGTGCAGGcaaaggatgaggaggaggTTGTGGACGAGGAAGATGAGGAGGAGCATGGGGATACCTTGTGTGGGGCATGCGGAGAGAATTATGCCGCAGACGAGTTTTGGATATGTTGCGACGTGTGTGAGAAGTGGTTCCATGGGAAGTGCGTGAAAATTACTCCCGCCAGGGCTGAGCACATCAAGCAATACAAGTGCCCTTCGTGCAGCAACAAGAGAGCACGGCCTTGA
- the LOC115740671 gene encoding PHD finger protein ALFIN-LIKE 4-like isoform X3 translates to MKKENLCLYGFPNELWEVNLPAEEVPPELPEPALGINFARDGMQEKDWLSLVAVHSDAWLLAVAFYFGARFGFDKTDRKRLFNMINELPTIFEVVTGTAKKQSKEKSSVSNSSTKSKSSSKGQRAPESAKYSKPVQAKDEEEVVDEEDEEEHGDTLCGACGENYAADEFWICCDVCEKWFHGKCVKITPARAEHIKQYKCPSCSNKRARP, encoded by the exons ATGA AGAAGGAAAACCTTTGTCTCTATGGGTTCCCCAATGAGCTGTGGGAAGTTAATTTGCCAGCGGAAGAAGTGCCGCCGGAGCTCCCTGAGCCTGCTCTGGGTATTAATTTTGCTAGGGATGGCATGCAGGAAAAGGACTGGTTATCTTTGGTTGCTGTGCACAGCGATGCTTGGTTACTTGCTGTGGCTTTCTATTTTGGTGCCAGATTTGGCTTTGACAAAACTGACAG AAAACGTCTGTTTAATATGATTAACGAACTTCCAACCATATTTGAAGTCGTGACTGGAACTGCAAAGAAACAGTCAAAGGAGAAGTCATCTGTTTCAAATAGCAGCACAAAATCCAAATCAAGCTCAAAAGGG CAGAGAGCGCCAGAATCCGCAAAGTATTCAAAGCCGGTGCAGGcaaaggatgaggaggaggTTGTGGACGAGGAAGATGAGGAGGAGCATGGGGATACCTTGTGTGGGGCATGCGGAGAGAATTATGCCGCAGACGAGTTTTGGATATGTTGCGACGTGTGTGAGAAGTGGTTCCATGGGAAGTGCGTGAAAATTACTCCCGCCAGGGCTGAGCACATCAAGCAATACAAGTGCCCTTCGTGCAGCAACAAGAGAGCACGGCCTTGA
- the LOC115740664 gene encoding ankyrin repeat-containing protein NPR4-like: MESKKLLEAVQNGDVSALLDLLEQDPLVLDKIIVLGVSETPLHVASVLGHAELVRELLTRSPGLASELDSRGNSPLHLAAAKGHGEIVGLLLSADRAAASVRNLDGRAPIHVAAIKGRDDAVGRIIGAGGAKSARELTDRGETALHLAVANGKMEVVRLVVGAVGGRDRDELLNRKDCDGNCILHIAVAKKQTETIKFLLAIPGANVNPINKNGSTPLDVLKQSPRDLQDMEIEDSLLNKGALRSKSIYPFDHDHDPDPDQPQVPQLWREAPTSPLLVLSKTPSRNKPPARKKENEISRHRSSLMVVASLIATVAFQAAITPPGGVWQNDLTVDENGLPVKDPHYAGTSIMAHNQRAEYGLFFIFNTMAFLSSLSIILLLVSGLPIKRRRWMWVQMVTMWIAMTAQVITYFIALRHMSLDKTEADVYPVLKDVTEIAVLAWFCLMGLVFVANLARVSLYYLRKKGYIKKKKKREDEARALSDDAGEDELV, encoded by the exons atggagagcaagAAGCTCTTGGAGGCGGTCCAGAATGGCGACGTCTCGGCCCTCTTGGACCTGCTCGAGCAAGACCCTCTCGTCCTCGACAAGATCATCGTCCTCGGCGTCTCCGAGACGCCCCTCCACGTGGCCTCCGTGCTCGGCCACGCCGAGCTAGTCCGGGAGCTGCTGACCCGCTCCCCCGGGCTCGCCTCCGAGCTGGACTCTCGGGGCAACTCGCCGCTCCACCTTGCCGCCGCCAAGGGCCACGGTGAGATCGTGGGCCTGCTCCTGTCCGCGGACCGGGCGGCGGCGTCGGTGAGGAACCTCGACGGGAGGGCGCCGATCCACGTGGCGGCGATCAAGGGCCGCGACGACGCGGTGGGCCGGATAATTGGCGCCGGCGGGGCCAAGTCGGCTCGCGAGCTGACCGACCGGGGCGAGACGGCGCTGCACTTGGCGGTGGCGAACGGGAAGATGGAGGTGGTGAGGTTGGTGGTCGGGGCGGTGGGGGGAAGAGACAGGGATGAGCTGTTGAATCGGAAGGATTGCGACGGGAATTGCATCTTGCACATCGCCGTCGCTAAGAAGCAAACCGAG ACCATAAAATTCTTGCTTGCCATCCCCGGAGCGAACGTAAACCCGATCAACAAGAACGGCTCGACCCCACTAGATGTGCTCAAGCAGTCTCCCAGGGACCTCCAGGACATGGAAATTGAAGACTCTCTTCTCAACAAGGGAGCTTTGAGATCCAAGTCAATCTACCCGTTTGACCATGACCATGACCCTGACCCGGACCAGCCACAGGTCCCTCAGCTCTGGCGCGAAGCTCCGACTTCGCCTTTGCTCGTCTTGTCAAAGACCCCTTCGCGGAATAAGCCGCCagcaaggaaaaaggaaaacgagaTCAGCCGCCATAGATCCTCCCTCATGGTGGTTGCATCGCTGATTGCCACCGTGGCCTTCCAGGCTGCCATCACCCCTCCGGGCGGTGTGTGGCAGAACGATCTCACCGTGGATGAGAATGGCCTACCCGTCAAGGACCCTCATTATGCAG GGACTTCCATAATGGCCCACAACCAAAGAGCAGAGTACGggctcttcttcatcttcaacaCCATGGCCTTCCTCTCGTCCCTGAGCATCATCCTCCTGCTGGTGAGCGGGCTGCCCATCAAGCGGCGCCGCTGGATGTGGGTGCAGATGGTGACCATGTGGATCGCCATGACCGCGCAGGTGATCACCTACTTCATCGCGCTGAGGCACATGTCGCTGGACAAGACGGAGGCCGACGTGTACCCCGTGCTGAAGGACGTGACGGAGATTGCGGTGCTTGCCTGGTTCTGCCTGATGGGGTTGGTGTTCGTCGCGAACCTCGCGAGGGTGAGCCTGTATTACCTGAGGAAGAAGGGGtacatcaagaagaagaagaagagggaggacGAGGCAAGGGCTCTATCGGATGATGCGGGTGAAGATGAACTGGTGTGA